A window of Paenibacillus sp. 19GGS1-52 contains these coding sequences:
- a CDS encoding YmaF family protein: MINRNLKLNSKGKLRQPQTHLHEFEGSTKLAEQGADRHNHRFAGVTGQVIPSGRSHVHEIDLTHTDFLNHFHNLKRIRTGPAIPVGNGKHVHFVAGSTTLNDGHKHQFNFATLIQQPLV; this comes from the coding sequence ATGATCAATAGAAACCTTAAGCTGAACAGCAAAGGGAAACTCAGACAACCACAGACACACCTGCATGAATTTGAAGGTAGCACTAAATTAGCGGAACAAGGTGCCGATCGTCACAATCACCGTTTTGCAGGGGTTACCGGGCAAGTCATTCCATCCGGGAGAAGTCATGTACATGAAATCGACCTTACGCACACCGATTTCCTAAACCATTTTCATAATCTAAAAAGAATTAGAACTGGACCAGCAATTCCGGTTGGAAATGGTAAGCATGTCCACTTCGTCGCTGGTAGCACAACATTGAATGATGGCCATAAGCATCAATTCAATTTCGCAACATTGATTCAACAACCTCTAGTGTGA